A single window of Anomaloglossus baeobatrachus isolate aAnoBae1 chromosome 9, aAnoBae1.hap1, whole genome shotgun sequence DNA harbors:
- the LOC142251654 gene encoding uncharacterized protein LOC142251654 isoform X1 yields MTPLKRIFMVICFLVSVCLILFITSYPWKRIDCSLFILSECYNISILAQDTITPLKGNKTFIIAPYYDNREENLVRVLGIVHQAEVKRLICYFSCHGLKDLVPTEAKIDIHQDHFGFPFGLADIKCSESPQCHASHMYLDDSSSKNISSLPRLEIRNRELQALTANFTVCISTLYGNYGNTLQFIQTIEMYKLLGVQRVTIYVKNCSQQVEKILDYYSKEGTVEVVPWPIQKYLRTSKRWRRDINNDDTDIGYYGQVSTLNDCLYKNMYRSKYVLLNDIDEIIFPYEHMTWDSMMEKLQRENPDVGVFSFESHTFPQTSVTDESFPDTSSWKDVPGFNLLSHVHREPIRPNVFNGRKMIVDPRKVVQTSVHSVLKSYGKTLNVPQRTGLVHHCRGLQQPDLNRSLLIDDRTIWKFNVSLIKNVNQVLNQISL; encoded by the coding sequence ATGACTCCACTAAAACGAATCTTCATGGTGATCTGCTTCTTGGTATCAGTCTGTTTGATACTATTCATAACGTCCTATCCATGGAAGAGGATTGATTGCAGCCTCTTCATCTTGTCGGAATGTTACAACATCAGCATCTTAGCCCAGGACACCATCACACCGCTCAAAGGTAACAAAACTTTCATCATTGCCCCGTACTATGACAACCGGGAAGAAAACCTCGTCcgggttttaggaatcgtgcatcaAGCAGAAGTTAAAAGACTTATCTGTTATTTTTCTTGCCATGGGCTGAAAGATTTGGTCCCTACCGAGGCAAAGATAGATATCCACCAAGATCACTTTGGATTTCCCTTTGGCTTAGCGGATATAAAATGTTCCGAGTCACCACAATGTCATGCAAGCCATATGTACCTTGATGACTCTTCAAGCAAAAACATCTCATCTCTGCCCAGGTTGGAAATCCGGAATCGTGAACTGCAGGCTTTAACTGCAAATTTTACAGTCTGCATTTCCACCTTGTACGGAAATTACGGCAACACTTTACAGTTCATTCAGACCATTGAGATGTATAAATTGCTCGGGGTGCAACGGGTTACAATCTATGTCAAAAACTGCAGCCAGCAAGTGGAAAAAATCTTGGACTACTACAGCAAAGAAGGCACAGTGGAAGTTGTACCATGGCCCATTCAAAAGTACTTACGGACGTCTAAAAGGTGGCGTCGTGATATCAACAATGACGACACCGACATTGGCTACTATGGGCAAGTGTCAACTCTGAATGACTGCCTTTATAAAAATATGTACAGAAGTAAGTACGTGCTGCTCAATGACATAGACGAGATCATTTTTCCATATGAGCATATGACATGGGACAGCATGATGGAAAAGCTTCAACGAGAAAACCCGGATGTGGGAGTGTTTTCATTTGAAAGCCATACTTTCCCTCAAACTTCAGTGACTGATGAAAGCTTTCCCGATACGTCATCATGGAAAGATGTCCCTGGCTTCAACTTACTGAGCCACGTCCACAGAGAACCCATCAGACCAAACGTATTCAATGGTAGGAAGATGATCGTGGATCCAAGAAAAGTTGTCCAGACGTCCGTTCACTCGGTTTTAAAAAGTTATGGGAAGACCCTAAATGTGCCACAAAgaactggacttgttcatcactgcAGAGGGCTTCAACAACCAGACCTGAACAGGTCACTACTAATCGATGATCGGACAATTTGGAAATTTAATGTTTCATTGATTAAAAATGTTAACCAAGTCCTAAACCAAATATCTTTATAG